The following are encoded in a window of Phocoena phocoena chromosome 2, mPhoPho1.1, whole genome shotgun sequence genomic DNA:
- the ARHGAP21 gene encoding rho GTPase-activating protein 21 isoform X1: MLKRTSQGFGFTLRHFIVYPPESAIQFSYKDEENGNRGGKQRNRLEPMDTIFVKQVKEGGPAFEAGLCTGDRIIKVNGESVIGKTYSQVIALIQNSDTTLELSVMPKDEDILQVLQFTKDVTALAYSQDAYLKGNEAYSGNARNIPEPPPVCYPWLPPAPPAPVQPPETAPPDSSTSKPQTSPPVLTQPGRAYRMEIQVPPSPPEVAKSNTAVCVCSESVRTVIVPSEKVIDLLPNRSNHTVPSHRTEEVRYGRNEQTSFKTASRTTSPPSSIPTSHLIHQTGSRSLEPSGILLKSGHYSGHSEGLASSRSPAVDSPPVSVNHYSPNSHQHIDWKNYKTYKEYIDNRRLHMGCRTIQERLDSLRAASQSTTDYNQVVLNRAALQIRRRSTSQDRVPQSIQIRQRSVSQERLEDSVLMKYCPRSASQGALTSPSISFSNHRTRSWDFIQGQGETLENVHSECPPPDVKGERKQTYKWSGFTEQDDRRGIYERHRQQEIHKSFRGSNFTVAPSVVNSDNRRVSGRGVELVSQFKRIPADLKPLQPNRNFQTTCGMSQPRGISQDRSPLVKVRNNSLKAPTHVTKPPSSQNSFVSIKDQRPVNHLHQNSLLNQQTWLRTESARDHQVDTGKPPSLSGASVKPTPPMSENAGTADLELSVTQRNQDLNLQEAEIQQSNAVDNKETVILREKPPTGRQTPQPLRHQSYILAVNDQEPGSDTTCWLPNDARREVHIKRMEERKASSTSPPGDSLASIPFIDEPASPSIDHDIPHIPASAVISASTSQVPSIAAAPPSLTTSAPLIRRQLSHDQESVGPPSLDAQPSSKTERSKSYDEGLDDYREDAKLSFKHVSSLKGIKITDSQKSSEDSGSRKDSSSEVFSDAAKEGWLHFRPLVTDRGKRVGGSIRPWKQMYVVLRGHSLYLYKDKQEQTTPSEEEQPISVNACLIDISYSETKRKNVFRLTTSDCECLFQAEDRDDMLAWIKSIQESSNLNEEDTGVTNRDLISRRIKEYNSLMSKAEQLPKTPRQSLSIRQTLLGAKAEPRTQSPHSPKEESERKLLSKDDTSPPKDKGTWRKGIPSIMRKTFEKKPTATGTFGVRLDDCPPAHTNRYIPLIVDICCKLVEERGLEYTGIYRVPGNNAAISSMQEELNKGMADIDIQDDKWRDLNVISSLLKSFFRKLPEPLFTNDKYADFIEANRKEDPLDRLKTLKRLIHDLPEHHYETLKFLSAHLKTVAENSEKNKMEPRNLAIVFGPTLVRTSEDNMTHMVTHMPDQYKIVETLIQHHDWFFTEEGAEEPLTTVQEENTVDSQPVPNIDHLLTNIGRTGVSPGDVSDSATSDSTKSKGSWGSGKDQYSRDLLVSSIFAAASRKRKKPKEKAQPSSSEDELDNVFFKKENAEQGHNDIKEESKKESETPGRKQRTVACKENHAKKDGSVARADQRALRGESAEPPAPQGAKQSRSPTPSCRLAILKEGPRALAAQKASHPDETGPDSGALARFSTKKSTSPEPRVGEFLVSVGTITVDCSATSPAPSVTGLDSSRLSPEVQSVAESRGDDADDERSELVSEGRPVETDSESDFPVFPAALASERLLRGKLHEATKMSRRDSEGSEVSCTEGSLTPSLESRRQLFSSHKLIECDTLSRKKSARFKSDGATLGDAKNEKEAPSITKVFEVMKKGKSTGSLLTPPARSESEKQEPTWKTKIADRLKLRPKAPADDMFGVGNQKTNDDPAKRKNIKRRHTLGGHRDATEISVLNFWKAQEQSGDRESELSAVTRLKPKCSAQDLSISDWLARERLRTSTADLSRGDAGDPQPQSLSPLEIPTTEPALSSQSDADSSPSTLASTSRPPLSIPPQPPDQINGESFQNTSQNASSAATAQPHQLSETPGNKAQSHPCL; this comes from the exons gTGATCGAATTATAAAAGTCAATGGAGAAAGTGTTATTGGAAAGACCTATTCCCAAGTAATCGCTTTAATCCAGAACAG CGATACCACATTGGAACTTAGTGTTATGCCAAAAGATGAAGACATTCTCCAAGTG CTACAATTTACAAAGGATGTCACAGCTCTG GCGTATTCTCAAGATGCCTACCTGAAGGGCAACGAAGCCTACAGCGGCAATGCCCGCAACATACCTGAACCTCCACCAGTCTGCTACCCCTGGCTGCCACCCGCCCCTCCCGCCCCGGTGCAGCCCCCTgaaacagctcctccagactcctCCACGAGCAAACCGCAGACCAGTCCCCCAGTATTGACGCAGCCCGGCAGGGCCTACAGGATGGAAATACAAGTGCCTCCGTCACCACCAGAGGTGGCCAAGTCAAACACAGCAGTGTGTGTCTGCAGTGAAAGCGTAAGGACTGTCATTGTACCTTCTGAGAAGGTTATAGATTTGTTACCTAATAGAAGCAACCACACGGTTCCCTCCCACAGAACTGAGGAAGTGAGGTATGGCAGGAACGAGCAGACCTCTTTCAAAACAGCATCAAGAACCACATCGCCACCATCCTCGATTCCCACGTCCCATCTAATCCATCAGACCGGCTCCAGGTCGTTGGAACCTTCTGGCATTTTACTTAAATCAGGCCATTACAGTGGACACTCAGAAGGACTGGCAAGCAGCAGGTCTCCAGCTGTGGATTCTCCTCCCGTATCTGTCAATCACTATTCTCCAAACTCCCATCAGCACATAGActggaaaaactataaaacttacaAAGAGTATATTGATAACCGGCGGTTGCACATGGGTTGTCGGACAATTCAAGAAAGGTTAGATAGTTTAAGAGCAGCCTCGCAGAGCACAACAGATTATAACCAGGTGGTACTGAACCGCGCTGCCTTGCAGATACGACGTCGGAGCACCTCTCAGGACCGAGTGCCCCAGTCCATTCAGATTCGGCAACGCAGCGTGTCTCAGGAGAGGCTGGAGGACTCTGTGTTAATGAAGTACTGTCCAAGGAGTGCATCTCAAGGAGCGCTGACATCTCCTTCTATTAGTTTTAGTAACCATAGAACTCGCTCGTGGGATTTTATCCAGGGACAGGGTGAAACCTTAGAAAACGTCCATTCTGAATGCCCACCACCCGATGTAAAGGGAGAACGAAAGCAGACTTACAAGTGGAGTGGATTTACCGAACAGGATGATCGGCGAGGTATTTATGAAAGGCATAGGCAGCAAGAAATTCACAAGTCTTTCCGAGGTTCCAATTTTACAGTGGCTCCGAGTGTTGTGAATTCTGACAACAGGCGAGTGAGTGGCAGAGGGGTGGAATTGGTGTCTCAGTTTAAAAGAATTCCAGCAGATCTGAAACCACTGCAGCCCAACAGAAATTTTCAAACTACCTGCGGAATGTCCCAGCCTCGAGGTATTTCACAAGACAGGTCACCTCTTGTGAAAGTCCGAAATAATTCTCTGAAAGCACCTACGCACGTCACAAAACCACCCTCCAGCCAGAACTCGTTTGTTTCCATCAAAGACCAAAGACCGGTAAATCACTTGCATCAAAACAGTCTCTTGAATCAGCAGACATGGTTAAGGACTGAAAGTGCCCGCGATCACCAAGTGGACACTGGGAAACCCCCCTCTCTATCCGGAGCTTCTGTTAAGCCCACCCCTCCGATGAGTGAGAACGCTGGCACTGCAGATTTGGAATTATCCGTCACTCAAAGGAATCAAGATTTAAATTTACAAGAGGCTGAAATTCAGCAATCAAATGCTGTAGATAATAAAGAAACTGTCATCCTAAGAGAAAAACCTCCAACTGGTCGCCAAACGCCGCAGCCTTTAAGGCATCAGTCTTACATCTTGGCAGTGAATGACCAAGAGCCAGGTTCAGACACCACTTGCTGGCTACCTAATGACGCTCGCCGCGAGGTCCATATAAAAAgaatggaggagaggaaggcCTCAAGTACCAGTCCACCCGGTGATTCCTTGGCTTCCATCCCATTTATAG ATGAGCCTGCTAGCCCCAGCATCGATCACGATATCCCACACATCCCCGCCTCTGCGGTCATCTCTGCTTCCACCTCCCAGGTACCCTCCATAGCAGCGGCCCCTCCCAGCCTCACAACTTCAGCTCCTTTAATTCGACGTCAGCTCTCTCATGACCAGG AATCTGTTGGACCTCCCAGCCTGGATGCCCAGCCCAGCTCAAAGACAGAACGATCAAAATCATACGATGAGGGCCTGGATGATTACAGAGAAGATGCAAAACT GTCCTTTAAGCATGTATCTAGCCTGAAGGGAATCAAG ATCACAGACAGCCAAAAGTCTTCAGAAGATTCTGGATCCCGGAAAGATTCTTCCTCAGAGGTTTTCAGCGATGCTGCCAAGGAAGGGTGGCTTCATTTCAGGCCACTTGTCACTGATAGGGGCAAG CGAGTTGGTGGAAGTATTCGACCATGGAAGCAGATGTATGTTGTACTTCGGGGCCATTCGCTGTACCTGTACAAAGATAAACAAGAACAGACGACTCCGTCTGAAGAGGAGCAGCCCATCAGTGTTAACGCTTGCTTAATAGACATCTCTTACAGCGAGACCAAGAGGAAAAATGTCTTTCGACTCACCACGTCTGACTGTGAGTGCCTGTTTCAGGCTGAAGACAGGGACGACATGCTAGCCTGGATCAAGAGCATCCAGGAGAGCAGCAACTTAAATGAGGAG GACACTGGAGTTACTAACAGGGATCTGATTAGTCgaagaataaaagaatacaacAGTCTGATGAG CAAAGCAGAGCAGTTGCCAAAGACCCCTCGCCAGAGTCTCAGCATCCGGCAGACTCTACTCGGTGCTAAAGCAGAGCCTCGGACTCAAAGTCCACACTCCCCCAAGGAAGAGTCAGAAAGGAAGCTTCTCAGTAAAG ATGACACTAGTCCCCCAAAAGACAAAGGCACATGGAGAAAAGGCATTCCAAGTATTATGAgaaagacatttgaaaaaaagCCTACTGCTACAGGAACGTTCGGGGTCAGACTGGATGACTGCCCACCAGCTCATACTAATCGG TATATTCCATTAATAGTTGACATATGTTGCAAATTAGTTGAAGAAAGAGGTCTTGAATATACAGGTATTTATAGAGTTCCTGGGAACAATGCAGCCATCTCAAGTATGCAGGAGGAACTCAACAAGGGAATGGCTGATATTGATATACAAGACGAT AAATGGCGAGATTTGAACGTGATAAGCAGTTTACTAAAATCCTTCTTCAGAAAACTCCCTGAACCACTTTTCACAAACG ATAAATATGCCGACTTTATTGAAGCCAATCGTAAGGAAGATCCTCTAGATCgtctgaaaacattaaaaagacta ATTCATGATTTGCCCGAACATCATTATGAAACACTCAAGTTTCTTTCGGCTCATCTGAAGACAGTggcagaaaattcagaaaaaaataag ATGGAACCCAGAAACCTAGCCATAGTGTTTGGTCCAACTCTCGTGAGGACCTCTGAGGATAACATGACGCACATGGTCACTCACATGCCAGACCAGTACAAGATCGTAGAGACGCTTATCCAGCAC catGACTGGTTTTTCACAGAAGAAGGTGCTGAAGAACCTCTT ACAACAGTGCAGGAGGAAAACACAGTAGACTCCCAGCCAGTGCCAAACATAGATCATTTACTCACCAACATTGGAAGGACAGGCGTCTCCCCTGGAGATGTATCAG ATTCAGCTACTAGTGACTCAACAAAATCTAAG GGTTCTTGGGGATCCGGAAAAGATCAGTATAGCAGGGACCTGCTTGTGTCGTCCATCTTCGCGGCCGCCAGTCGCaagaggaagaaaccaaaagaaaaagcacaGCCCAGCAGCTCGGAAGACGAACTGGACAATgtgttttttaagaaagaaaacgcAGAGCAGGGTCACAACGATATTAAAGAAGAGTCCAAAAAAGAGAGCGAGACACCGGGCAGGAAACAAAGGACCGTGGCTTGCAAAGAAAATCACGCGAAGAAGGATGGCAGCGTGGCCAGAGCTGATCAGCGAGCCCTGCGGGGGGAGAGCGCGGAGCCCCCGGCCCCCCAGGGCGCCAAGCAGAGCAGGTCGCCCACCCCGAGCTGTCGCCTGGCCATCCTGAAAGAGGGCCCCAGAGCCCTCGCGGCCCAGAAGGCCTCCCACCCGGACGAGACGGGGCCCGATTCCGGCGCTCTGGCGAGGTTTTCCACCAAGAAATCCACCAGCCCCGAACCCAGAGTCGGCGAGTTTCTGGTCAGTGTCGGCACCATCACCGTCGACTGCTCGGCGACATCGCCCGCCCCCTCCGTGACCGGCCTCGACTCCAGCCGGCTGAGCCCCGAAGTACAGTCGGTGGCTGAGAGCAGGGGGGACGACGCCGACGACGAGAGGAGCGAGCTGGTCAGCGAGGGGCGGCCGGTGGAGACGGACAGCGAGAGCGACTTCCCCGTCTTCCCCGCTGCGCTGGCCTCCGAGAGGCTCCTCCGTGGAAAACTGCACGAGGCCACGAAGATGAGCCGGCGGGACTCCGAAGGCAGTGAAGTCAGCTGTACGGAGGGGAGTTTAACACCGAGTTTAGAGAGTCGGAGACAGCTCTTCAGTTCCCATAAGCTGATTGAGTGTGACACTCTGTCCAGGAAAAAATCCGCCAGATTCAAGTCAGACGGCGCGACTCTAGGAGATGCCAAGAACGAGAAAGAAGCCCCTTCCATCACGAAAGTGTTCGAGgtgatgaaaaaaggaaaatcaacggGGAGTTTACTGACACCACCAGCCAGAAGCGAATCCGAGAAACAGGAACCCACCTGGAAAACGAAAATAGCTGATCGGttaaaactgaggcccaaagcaCCGGCAGATGACATGTTTGGAGTAGGAAATCAAAAAACCAACGACGATCCTGCCAAAAGGAAAAACATCAAACGCAGACACACGCTGGGAGGGCACAGGGATGCTACTGAAATCAGTGTTTTGAATTTCTGGAAAGCGCAGGAGCAGAGTGGGGACAGAGAATCCGAGCTTTCAGCCGTCACACGGTTGAAGCCCAAATGCTCAGCCCAGGACCTGTCCATCTCAGACTGGCTGGCCAGGGAGCGGCTACGCACCAGTACGGCTGACCTGAGCAGAGGGGACGCGGGGGacccccagccccagagcctgAGCCCGTTAGAGATACCCACCACGGAGCCGGCCCTGTCTTCTCAGTCCGATGCAGACAGTTCTCCCAGCACCTTGGCTTCAACTAGTAGGCCCCCTCTTTCCATACCACCCCAGCCACCTGACCAAATCAATGGAGAAAGCTTCCAGAACACGAGCCAAAACGCCAGCTCTGCAGCGACGGCCCAACCTCATCAACTGTCCGAAACCCCAGGCAACAAAGCACAGTCCCATCCCTGTCTTTAA
- the ARHGAP21 gene encoding rho GTPase-activating protein 21 isoform X2, which produces MLKRTSQGFGFTLRHFIVYPPESAIQFSYKDEENGNRGGKQRNRLEPMDTIFVKQVKEGGPAFEAGLCTGDRIIKVNGESVIGKTYSQVIALIQNSDTTLELSVMPKDEDILQVAYSQDAYLKGNEAYSGNARNIPEPPPVCYPWLPPAPPAPVQPPETAPPDSSTSKPQTSPPVLTQPGRAYRMEIQVPPSPPEVAKSNTAVCVCSESVRTVIVPSEKVIDLLPNRSNHTVPSHRTEEVRYGRNEQTSFKTASRTTSPPSSIPTSHLIHQTGSRSLEPSGILLKSGHYSGHSEGLASSRSPAVDSPPVSVNHYSPNSHQHIDWKNYKTYKEYIDNRRLHMGCRTIQERLDSLRAASQSTTDYNQVVLNRAALQIRRRSTSQDRVPQSIQIRQRSVSQERLEDSVLMKYCPRSASQGALTSPSISFSNHRTRSWDFIQGQGETLENVHSECPPPDVKGERKQTYKWSGFTEQDDRRGIYERHRQQEIHKSFRGSNFTVAPSVVNSDNRRVSGRGVELVSQFKRIPADLKPLQPNRNFQTTCGMSQPRGISQDRSPLVKVRNNSLKAPTHVTKPPSSQNSFVSIKDQRPVNHLHQNSLLNQQTWLRTESARDHQVDTGKPPSLSGASVKPTPPMSENAGTADLELSVTQRNQDLNLQEAEIQQSNAVDNKETVILREKPPTGRQTPQPLRHQSYILAVNDQEPGSDTTCWLPNDARREVHIKRMEERKASSTSPPGDSLASIPFIDEPASPSIDHDIPHIPASAVISASTSQVPSIAAAPPSLTTSAPLIRRQLSHDQESVGPPSLDAQPSSKTERSKSYDEGLDDYREDAKLSFKHVSSLKGIKITDSQKSSEDSGSRKDSSSEVFSDAAKEGWLHFRPLVTDRGKRVGGSIRPWKQMYVVLRGHSLYLYKDKQEQTTPSEEEQPISVNACLIDISYSETKRKNVFRLTTSDCECLFQAEDRDDMLAWIKSIQESSNLNEEDTGVTNRDLISRRIKEYNSLMSKAEQLPKTPRQSLSIRQTLLGAKAEPRTQSPHSPKEESERKLLSKDDTSPPKDKGTWRKGIPSIMRKTFEKKPTATGTFGVRLDDCPPAHTNRYIPLIVDICCKLVEERGLEYTGIYRVPGNNAAISSMQEELNKGMADIDIQDDKWRDLNVISSLLKSFFRKLPEPLFTNDKYADFIEANRKEDPLDRLKTLKRLIHDLPEHHYETLKFLSAHLKTVAENSEKNKMEPRNLAIVFGPTLVRTSEDNMTHMVTHMPDQYKIVETLIQHHDWFFTEEGAEEPLTTVQEENTVDSQPVPNIDHLLTNIGRTGVSPGDVSDSATSDSTKSKGSWGSGKDQYSRDLLVSSIFAAASRKRKKPKEKAQPSSSEDELDNVFFKKENAEQGHNDIKEESKKESETPGRKQRTVACKENHAKKDGSVARADQRALRGESAEPPAPQGAKQSRSPTPSCRLAILKEGPRALAAQKASHPDETGPDSGALARFSTKKSTSPEPRVGEFLVSVGTITVDCSATSPAPSVTGLDSSRLSPEVQSVAESRGDDADDERSELVSEGRPVETDSESDFPVFPAALASERLLRGKLHEATKMSRRDSEGSEVSCTEGSLTPSLESRRQLFSSHKLIECDTLSRKKSARFKSDGATLGDAKNEKEAPSITKVFEVMKKGKSTGSLLTPPARSESEKQEPTWKTKIADRLKLRPKAPADDMFGVGNQKTNDDPAKRKNIKRRHTLGGHRDATEISVLNFWKAQEQSGDRESELSAVTRLKPKCSAQDLSISDWLARERLRTSTADLSRGDAGDPQPQSLSPLEIPTTEPALSSQSDADSSPSTLASTSRPPLSIPPQPPDQINGESFQNTSQNASSAATAQPHQLSETPGNKAQSHPCL; this is translated from the exons gTGATCGAATTATAAAAGTCAATGGAGAAAGTGTTATTGGAAAGACCTATTCCCAAGTAATCGCTTTAATCCAGAACAG CGATACCACATTGGAACTTAGTGTTATGCCAAAAGATGAAGACATTCTCCAAGTG GCGTATTCTCAAGATGCCTACCTGAAGGGCAACGAAGCCTACAGCGGCAATGCCCGCAACATACCTGAACCTCCACCAGTCTGCTACCCCTGGCTGCCACCCGCCCCTCCCGCCCCGGTGCAGCCCCCTgaaacagctcctccagactcctCCACGAGCAAACCGCAGACCAGTCCCCCAGTATTGACGCAGCCCGGCAGGGCCTACAGGATGGAAATACAAGTGCCTCCGTCACCACCAGAGGTGGCCAAGTCAAACACAGCAGTGTGTGTCTGCAGTGAAAGCGTAAGGACTGTCATTGTACCTTCTGAGAAGGTTATAGATTTGTTACCTAATAGAAGCAACCACACGGTTCCCTCCCACAGAACTGAGGAAGTGAGGTATGGCAGGAACGAGCAGACCTCTTTCAAAACAGCATCAAGAACCACATCGCCACCATCCTCGATTCCCACGTCCCATCTAATCCATCAGACCGGCTCCAGGTCGTTGGAACCTTCTGGCATTTTACTTAAATCAGGCCATTACAGTGGACACTCAGAAGGACTGGCAAGCAGCAGGTCTCCAGCTGTGGATTCTCCTCCCGTATCTGTCAATCACTATTCTCCAAACTCCCATCAGCACATAGActggaaaaactataaaacttacaAAGAGTATATTGATAACCGGCGGTTGCACATGGGTTGTCGGACAATTCAAGAAAGGTTAGATAGTTTAAGAGCAGCCTCGCAGAGCACAACAGATTATAACCAGGTGGTACTGAACCGCGCTGCCTTGCAGATACGACGTCGGAGCACCTCTCAGGACCGAGTGCCCCAGTCCATTCAGATTCGGCAACGCAGCGTGTCTCAGGAGAGGCTGGAGGACTCTGTGTTAATGAAGTACTGTCCAAGGAGTGCATCTCAAGGAGCGCTGACATCTCCTTCTATTAGTTTTAGTAACCATAGAACTCGCTCGTGGGATTTTATCCAGGGACAGGGTGAAACCTTAGAAAACGTCCATTCTGAATGCCCACCACCCGATGTAAAGGGAGAACGAAAGCAGACTTACAAGTGGAGTGGATTTACCGAACAGGATGATCGGCGAGGTATTTATGAAAGGCATAGGCAGCAAGAAATTCACAAGTCTTTCCGAGGTTCCAATTTTACAGTGGCTCCGAGTGTTGTGAATTCTGACAACAGGCGAGTGAGTGGCAGAGGGGTGGAATTGGTGTCTCAGTTTAAAAGAATTCCAGCAGATCTGAAACCACTGCAGCCCAACAGAAATTTTCAAACTACCTGCGGAATGTCCCAGCCTCGAGGTATTTCACAAGACAGGTCACCTCTTGTGAAAGTCCGAAATAATTCTCTGAAAGCACCTACGCACGTCACAAAACCACCCTCCAGCCAGAACTCGTTTGTTTCCATCAAAGACCAAAGACCGGTAAATCACTTGCATCAAAACAGTCTCTTGAATCAGCAGACATGGTTAAGGACTGAAAGTGCCCGCGATCACCAAGTGGACACTGGGAAACCCCCCTCTCTATCCGGAGCTTCTGTTAAGCCCACCCCTCCGATGAGTGAGAACGCTGGCACTGCAGATTTGGAATTATCCGTCACTCAAAGGAATCAAGATTTAAATTTACAAGAGGCTGAAATTCAGCAATCAAATGCTGTAGATAATAAAGAAACTGTCATCCTAAGAGAAAAACCTCCAACTGGTCGCCAAACGCCGCAGCCTTTAAGGCATCAGTCTTACATCTTGGCAGTGAATGACCAAGAGCCAGGTTCAGACACCACTTGCTGGCTACCTAATGACGCTCGCCGCGAGGTCCATATAAAAAgaatggaggagaggaaggcCTCAAGTACCAGTCCACCCGGTGATTCCTTGGCTTCCATCCCATTTATAG ATGAGCCTGCTAGCCCCAGCATCGATCACGATATCCCACACATCCCCGCCTCTGCGGTCATCTCTGCTTCCACCTCCCAGGTACCCTCCATAGCAGCGGCCCCTCCCAGCCTCACAACTTCAGCTCCTTTAATTCGACGTCAGCTCTCTCATGACCAGG AATCTGTTGGACCTCCCAGCCTGGATGCCCAGCCCAGCTCAAAGACAGAACGATCAAAATCATACGATGAGGGCCTGGATGATTACAGAGAAGATGCAAAACT GTCCTTTAAGCATGTATCTAGCCTGAAGGGAATCAAG ATCACAGACAGCCAAAAGTCTTCAGAAGATTCTGGATCCCGGAAAGATTCTTCCTCAGAGGTTTTCAGCGATGCTGCCAAGGAAGGGTGGCTTCATTTCAGGCCACTTGTCACTGATAGGGGCAAG CGAGTTGGTGGAAGTATTCGACCATGGAAGCAGATGTATGTTGTACTTCGGGGCCATTCGCTGTACCTGTACAAAGATAAACAAGAACAGACGACTCCGTCTGAAGAGGAGCAGCCCATCAGTGTTAACGCTTGCTTAATAGACATCTCTTACAGCGAGACCAAGAGGAAAAATGTCTTTCGACTCACCACGTCTGACTGTGAGTGCCTGTTTCAGGCTGAAGACAGGGACGACATGCTAGCCTGGATCAAGAGCATCCAGGAGAGCAGCAACTTAAATGAGGAG GACACTGGAGTTACTAACAGGGATCTGATTAGTCgaagaataaaagaatacaacAGTCTGATGAG CAAAGCAGAGCAGTTGCCAAAGACCCCTCGCCAGAGTCTCAGCATCCGGCAGACTCTACTCGGTGCTAAAGCAGAGCCTCGGACTCAAAGTCCACACTCCCCCAAGGAAGAGTCAGAAAGGAAGCTTCTCAGTAAAG ATGACACTAGTCCCCCAAAAGACAAAGGCACATGGAGAAAAGGCATTCCAAGTATTATGAgaaagacatttgaaaaaaagCCTACTGCTACAGGAACGTTCGGGGTCAGACTGGATGACTGCCCACCAGCTCATACTAATCGG TATATTCCATTAATAGTTGACATATGTTGCAAATTAGTTGAAGAAAGAGGTCTTGAATATACAGGTATTTATAGAGTTCCTGGGAACAATGCAGCCATCTCAAGTATGCAGGAGGAACTCAACAAGGGAATGGCTGATATTGATATACAAGACGAT AAATGGCGAGATTTGAACGTGATAAGCAGTTTACTAAAATCCTTCTTCAGAAAACTCCCTGAACCACTTTTCACAAACG ATAAATATGCCGACTTTATTGAAGCCAATCGTAAGGAAGATCCTCTAGATCgtctgaaaacattaaaaagacta ATTCATGATTTGCCCGAACATCATTATGAAACACTCAAGTTTCTTTCGGCTCATCTGAAGACAGTggcagaaaattcagaaaaaaataag ATGGAACCCAGAAACCTAGCCATAGTGTTTGGTCCAACTCTCGTGAGGACCTCTGAGGATAACATGACGCACATGGTCACTCACATGCCAGACCAGTACAAGATCGTAGAGACGCTTATCCAGCAC catGACTGGTTTTTCACAGAAGAAGGTGCTGAAGAACCTCTT ACAACAGTGCAGGAGGAAAACACAGTAGACTCCCAGCCAGTGCCAAACATAGATCATTTACTCACCAACATTGGAAGGACAGGCGTCTCCCCTGGAGATGTATCAG ATTCAGCTACTAGTGACTCAACAAAATCTAAG GGTTCTTGGGGATCCGGAAAAGATCAGTATAGCAGGGACCTGCTTGTGTCGTCCATCTTCGCGGCCGCCAGTCGCaagaggaagaaaccaaaagaaaaagcacaGCCCAGCAGCTCGGAAGACGAACTGGACAATgtgttttttaagaaagaaaacgcAGAGCAGGGTCACAACGATATTAAAGAAGAGTCCAAAAAAGAGAGCGAGACACCGGGCAGGAAACAAAGGACCGTGGCTTGCAAAGAAAATCACGCGAAGAAGGATGGCAGCGTGGCCAGAGCTGATCAGCGAGCCCTGCGGGGGGAGAGCGCGGAGCCCCCGGCCCCCCAGGGCGCCAAGCAGAGCAGGTCGCCCACCCCGAGCTGTCGCCTGGCCATCCTGAAAGAGGGCCCCAGAGCCCTCGCGGCCCAGAAGGCCTCCCACCCGGACGAGACGGGGCCCGATTCCGGCGCTCTGGCGAGGTTTTCCACCAAGAAATCCACCAGCCCCGAACCCAGAGTCGGCGAGTTTCTGGTCAGTGTCGGCACCATCACCGTCGACTGCTCGGCGACATCGCCCGCCCCCTCCGTGACCGGCCTCGACTCCAGCCGGCTGAGCCCCGAAGTACAGTCGGTGGCTGAGAGCAGGGGGGACGACGCCGACGACGAGAGGAGCGAGCTGGTCAGCGAGGGGCGGCCGGTGGAGACGGACAGCGAGAGCGACTTCCCCGTCTTCCCCGCTGCGCTGGCCTCCGAGAGGCTCCTCCGTGGAAAACTGCACGAGGCCACGAAGATGAGCCGGCGGGACTCCGAAGGCAGTGAAGTCAGCTGTACGGAGGGGAGTTTAACACCGAGTTTAGAGAGTCGGAGACAGCTCTTCAGTTCCCATAAGCTGATTGAGTGTGACACTCTGTCCAGGAAAAAATCCGCCAGATTCAAGTCAGACGGCGCGACTCTAGGAGATGCCAAGAACGAGAAAGAAGCCCCTTCCATCACGAAAGTGTTCGAGgtgatgaaaaaaggaaaatcaacggGGAGTTTACTGACACCACCAGCCAGAAGCGAATCCGAGAAACAGGAACCCACCTGGAAAACGAAAATAGCTGATCGGttaaaactgaggcccaaagcaCCGGCAGATGACATGTTTGGAGTAGGAAATCAAAAAACCAACGACGATCCTGCCAAAAGGAAAAACATCAAACGCAGACACACGCTGGGAGGGCACAGGGATGCTACTGAAATCAGTGTTTTGAATTTCTGGAAAGCGCAGGAGCAGAGTGGGGACAGAGAATCCGAGCTTTCAGCCGTCACACGGTTGAAGCCCAAATGCTCAGCCCAGGACCTGTCCATCTCAGACTGGCTGGCCAGGGAGCGGCTACGCACCAGTACGGCTGACCTGAGCAGAGGGGACGCGGGGGacccccagccccagagcctgAGCCCGTTAGAGATACCCACCACGGAGCCGGCCCTGTCTTCTCAGTCCGATGCAGACAGTTCTCCCAGCACCTTGGCTTCAACTAGTAGGCCCCCTCTTTCCATACCACCCCAGCCACCTGACCAAATCAATGGAGAAAGCTTCCAGAACACGAGCCAAAACGCCAGCTCTGCAGCGACGGCCCAACCTCATCAACTGTCCGAAACCCCAGGCAACAAAGCACAGTCCCATCCCTGTCTTTAA